The following DNA comes from Henckelia pumila isolate YLH828 unplaced genomic scaffold, ASM3356847v2 CTG_461:::fragment_3, whole genome shotgun sequence.
aaataatttttaatggttACTCCTAAtggtatattttttaaaaagatttaTACATTTATTCTTAAATTTTGTACTTGATTAAGTTTGTAAAACTTCAAACTTGATTTTGACGATTCGTTTTTCCTTGCTAaaaattaattgattattttaaaattgatttgaccaaaaaaaatgcaagtttATGGAATAAGGTAAATAATATGGCAAATATTAAAGGAACCTGAGGGTTATAGAAGTCCAAAAGTGCTGTAATCTTTCTTCATCTCATCTTTTCCCTGTAGGAAAGAATCCACTAAGTGATATTGATCTACAGGAGTGTCTGAAAACTTTAGCACCCATGATATTACTATACTCAATTACTCGTTACAACTTATGAATAGAGGCCATCACTATACTCGAATTATTCTTCCTTTTCTCAACTCTGAAATCTTTCAGCTACTTATAGGTGTGGATCTGAGTTGTCTTTCAACATTCAAAATCCATTTGGAATTCTCTAAAAGATAAGGAAAACTCTTAAGGTGGCTGCATAGTATCGCTTGTACTATTCCAGCTACGGTGACTGTTGCTGCATAGCTGTGTTCTAAAAAACGCGACAAAGCGTCAATCAAGCGTGATGAAAAAGTTTTGCTTTGGGAAAAAGCGAGAAAAAAGCGCAAAAAAGCGTGAAAAAGggccatttttaaaaaattaaaattttgtgttgattttttttaaaatatacattttaacatttaaattttttttaaataaaattttttttcagtAATTTTAAACACAAAAAAGCTAAACTCATTGAAACAAATTGTCACGAACCCTTTTTTCTTTGCGACTAAGGGATGACGATCCCAACAATGATCGACAAAAGATTTTTTCCACACAATTTATGATTTTGAGGCTCATGCATTTGATAACTTGaaaatttatgcatttattcttaaaaattttaagttatgtaTTATTTAATCTATCAATTACTTAATATAATCCAAATTAtagtaaaaactaaaaatgtTTTTTCACGCTTAATTGCATGCTAAGCCTGTTAAAGTTGTAAAATTTTAAGCTTGATCGTTAAGCATCATCACACTTGTACCTTTTCGAACCTTACTATTCCAGCTACAGTGACTGTACCTTTCTCAGATTTTAACACTTTTGTTTGCCTTTTAGCACACTTTGTACACGATTTCATAATTTATCGAACTTGTGAATTTTACTTTAGATCTTGCTCAATAAATCACCTATGAGAGATTCCTTTGCCTGGTATCCATATCATCGAGCAGAGAGAGGTAGTGTCTTTTACTGTTTAATCCTCTCCTTACTGCTTCAACTGTCTCATCCGAGTTCTCTTTGCTGGAATTCCATAGTCGAAGCACTTAGTTTCATGAAACACTTCaaacaatatttttaacataGTCTGGACCTTTTGCTGATTTGTGTTTGCTGTCCAAGTATTTTTTGTGTAGAGTCTTTGCTGGAATGTTTGAAGCATATCATCTTGACCGAATTTCTTGCAGATAATTCTTATGCATCAGCTAACCATCTTCACAATTTCCTTGCTGATTTATTCTGAATACTTCCAAGTTGATTTTCAGTCTTCTTCTCAAATATGGAAAGCGTAAATGTTGTTTTTCCAGGAGATTTAACGTTTTCTAAGCCATAGGTGTTTGCCTAAGCACATATTGTTTATGCCatattatttttcttcttttggCAGTATTATGGACATAATTGCTTGCTTGTAGGCCTCAAAAGCTGTATGAGACAAGGGTATTCCTatattgaaggagttgaagtaTTACTTGACGATCTCAAGAAAAATGGATTTGAAATGCACGCTTTCACTAATTATCCCGTGTGGTATGTTTAAATACCAAAACTCTTGTAAAAAATTGCTGAAGCAATGTGACTTTTAGTTTTGTTTTCTGTTTTTTCTATCGCAGGTATGAAATTATTGAGGAAAAGCTCAAGCTCTCAAATTACTTGTCCTGGACATTCTGTTCATGTAAAATAGGTGGCTTTTGAATTgatcttttaaattttggtcACATTTATATTCTTGCAGTGTGAATGTCGAGAAGGTTGGCTGGTTGAAAATTCAATTTGATATTCACGGATAATGCTCCCCCTGCTGCAAATGAGTGGTTCTTTTAGGAAACTAAACATTTTATACCTAATATGGATTAAATCATTTTTCTCTCTGAACACACAATACTTATGATTGAAATTTGTCATCTAAGATAAGTAACAATGTAATCTGTTACTTCAAATTACTGTTTATTATTGTTTTGCGAATGTAAGTTTCATGGTGCAAGCCTCTTGGTTTTGCAGATATTGTATGTGTTGTCTCGAATGTGATGCATGGTGATACACACATACATATTTGCTGTTTATTGCTATGGAGTGTTCTATATATACAATACAGGAACACCAGCAGAAGCTCCCAGTTCATCTTTCATTCtgttttccttttgtttttcaATGTTTCAGCATAGTACCAAATGATTTGGTCGTGAATTTGGTGGCTGTAGGAAAAAGGAAGCCTGATCCTGATTTTTACAAGGATGTTTCAAAGTACTTAAAAGTTGACCCAACCTCTTGTATCTTTATCGATGACAGGTgctgttttcatttttttaatttgtttataaaatacaatggtttttattaatttttcattttgtaattttactaccagaaaaaatttgtgagtagatgaaaaatttcaataaaactGAATAGGATTCCATCATTATGGGAAATTTCACCCTAGCCTTTAGGAATTACCCTGAGGTGAATCCGAAGGTGGACATTTATCCTTATGTGTGGGGTCCACTAAAAAAATTGTGACAACCACATGTATAGAAAATATCAACATTTAGATGTATTCTTAGGGCATTACCCCAAGGGCAGGATCTCACTTCCCCatcattatttattaaaattatgaagagATGCCAAGAAGTCAATGCAATGAATTGGGGAGAGTTCATGCAAATATGTAATTTAGGCTGCCGCAAGTAGATGGCTCTCATCTTTTCTAAAGTCGTTCAGAAGTTTGTTCTTCGTCAACATGGTGCAGGTTGTGAAGTGAATACATTTTAGTTCCAAAATTTGCATTATATTGTGATTAAGTGGACCTTATGTCTCCAATATTTTTCAGAACTAGCAATCTTTTCCAAGACATTATTGCTTTTGCTTTTGTTCACtggtggttatcacttatcaatGACGTCTCTAGTTTAACCACTCCAGATTAAGAAATGTTGAAGCGGCACTTGATGTTGGCTTCATGGGTATTCAGTTCAAGAATGTGGAATCGCTGCGCAAGGAACTCACTCACTTGGGCATTCAAATCTAGACGAACAAATGGACCGATTGGACTATAGTTCAACTTCCTCTAAGTTTACAAGTTTTTTGTCAGGCTTTAATGGTGTGGTCTCTCCTTTCAGTAAGAacaccaaaaattttaaatttggagCCTTGGCCGAGACCAACTTTTGTTATAGATTCTTCGTTTGACTGTGGTGTGTATACAGGTTTTACATGTCGGAGGAGAGTAAGCATTTGGAAGTTGGAAGTGACGCAATGCATCCACGGTCGAATGTTCCATTAGTTTGTGATGCATGGACTCACTATGACTTCCACAATATTTTCTTTAACCGCGCAGTGATTTTGAAAGTTTGATGGTATGTGAAATGCCATGGCAGATCAACTTTTGATGTATACTTGTGAAGTTACATTACATTTTTAGGCGTGTCTTGTGTGGTGGATTAAACAAGATGATAGATATACTTTATTGAAAGTGCAagtgttttaatatttttgaaagagtttgaatttttataaccgatttattagtattttattatttcaaacACAATTTTTGGTAAAGgtatacttttaattttaatattatattttactactgaaacgtttttttttttacatgaaaTCTTGTAATATTTATTGATAGCAATTATTGTCTCTCATTACAAGATTAACCAGCCAAGATGAAAACTCCCGGGCACCCACAAAAAAAGTGCAGGGGATCTAAAAACAAATTTTGAGAATGAGCCACTTCATTGGTCGTTCTCACGGCATGAAATATTGAAATAATACTCAAAAAAGACATTAACTCCTTTATTTTTGACGCACATAATCCAACATAGCTCAGATCACTCGTAAGTTTCGTGATTGCTTGCACCGCCAAAAATGAATCAAAAAATACAAGGATTTGTTGAAGATCATTATCTGGATGACTCCAAGTCCTTCGCGAATAGCAAATAATTCACCCATCACCACTGTTTGGTTTTGTGAGTTACCGCCCAAATGCTGCCAACAACCTACCTTCGTGATTGCGAATTACATCCCCTACACAGCATCGATTCGCCTCCTCATGGAAGCTGGCATCAACGTCAATTTTGATGCTTTTAGTCTCTAAACCTTCAAAATCATTACACAATGAGTGCCCACAACTATACGGTTAAAGAACTAGGACTAATGTTGCACTTTGTTAAGTTTAGAGACTAAATATATTACATTGAAGTACAAGAGACTTgtatttaaacaaaaatttacAGCAAGTGtaaaaaaatccaatttaacTGTCATCTTGAAATTTTTATGAATATGAATAA
Coding sequences within:
- the LOC140871254 gene encoding flavin mononucleotide hydrolase 1, chloroplatic, with amino-acid sequence MGQRLILSINSFSILKSAQSHPNFASTKRLMPLNTAAAPPETASRKLPILLFDVMDTIVRDPFYHDIPAFFGMPMKELLECKHPTAWIEFEKGLINEMEMIQIFFKDGRPVDVEGLKSCMRQGYSYIEGVEVLLDDLKKNGFEMHAFTNYPVWYEIIEEKLKLSNYLSWTFCSCKIGKRKPDPDFYKDVSKYLKVDPTSCIFIDDRLRNVEAALDVGFMGIQFKNVESLRKELTHLGIQI